In Arthrobacter citreus, a genomic segment contains:
- a CDS encoding alpha/beta hydrolase, which yields MAASASASGKVQSADGTPIAWERRGSGPPLVIVDPVLMDRRTSVAAGLAELLAPTRTVYTYDRRGKGESGDSADYEPGREVEDLLAVIEAAGGEADLYGFSSGAVLALMTAADSPAVTGVVALEPPLSGRVEDTPDIRGQLQDLVNAGERAEAVRLFQRSIGVPEEMVQASDVEVFAPAAHTIAYDLTLNAEADPGSLGGIRVPVLVLVSGGSDPRLHEWARETAEALADARLQVLEGGWHGVQDQVLAEAINGFLA from the coding sequence TCTGCGGACGGCACGCCTATTGCCTGGGAACGCCGGGGATCCGGGCCGCCGCTGGTCATCGTTGATCCGGTTCTGATGGATCGCCGGACCTCCGTAGCCGCAGGCCTGGCGGAGCTGCTGGCTCCAACCCGGACGGTCTACACGTATGACCGGCGGGGTAAAGGCGAAAGCGGTGACAGTGCGGACTACGAGCCGGGCCGGGAAGTTGAAGACCTCCTGGCCGTCATCGAAGCGGCCGGCGGCGAGGCGGACCTGTATGGGTTTTCATCCGGGGCGGTGCTGGCGCTTATGACCGCAGCGGATTCCCCCGCCGTAACCGGTGTGGTGGCCCTGGAACCTCCGTTGTCTGGCCGCGTGGAGGACACCCCGGACATCCGCGGCCAGCTGCAGGACCTGGTGAATGCGGGGGAACGCGCCGAGGCCGTGCGGCTGTTCCAGCGCTCCATTGGTGTTCCGGAGGAAATGGTTCAGGCGTCGGACGTGGAGGTGTTTGCTCCGGCTGCCCACACGATTGCCTATGACCTGACCCTGAATGCGGAGGCGGACCCGGGCAGCCTGGGCGGCATCCGGGTCCCGGTTCTGGTGCTGGTCAGCGGCGGAAGTGACCCGCGGCTGCACGAATGGGCGCGGGAAACCGCTGAAGCGCTGGCCGATGCCCGGCTGCAGGTGCTCGAGGGCGGGTGGCACGGAGTTCAGGACCAGGTGCTGGCTGAA